The following proteins are encoded in a genomic region of Impatiens glandulifera unplaced genomic scaffold, dImpGla2.1, whole genome shotgun sequence:
- the LOC124917492 gene encoding keratin, type I cytoskeletal 10-like, whose protein sequence is MDVSTDYADTDEQAAALLIEFGNLSTEERRLLAQPVVEQNKEPLVQALETQEEEIVEEIVQTPNEEEVVKSPVVRKKEAQEKEAEVSQSGIIRSEEEPSNDKDVEEESSSSEGEHDQNDRTVKPLPFSDINAGNLYENILNPLHSKGNLYERFQRAERELEEEERNKTINESEKDEPEQSLQIHTEVNPIQSMEENSEDNSSNEGSSADGTMLLKSMTSLLTSLQTNMITMGSNMVKISKTQKEDRKEFSECVKILKELDNILKKNTQINLDNHREIMESMELFKNKMIEIQGSLRRSDSERLEYANSIARKFQEKENAKATAEKEQTRITQGEPSRRGDSVSTDTRSKRASINDENPRPTKRGGGRSGGDRAGRSSSGGHGGQSGNDQGGRASGGDRGGRSSGSGRGGRTLPPFRNLLTGQR, encoded by the exons ATGGATGTTTCTACTGATTATGCTGATACAGATGAGCAAGCTGCTGCTCTTCTAATAGAGTTTGGAAATCTTTCTACAGAAGAAAGACGTTTACTAGCTCAACCCGTTGTCGAGCAAAATAAGGAACCT CTGGTCCAAGCTCTTGAAACACAAGAGGAAGAAATCGTTGAGGAGATCGTTCAAACTccaaatgaagaagaggtagtGAAATCCCCTGTTGTCAGAAAAAAGGAAGCTCAAGAAAAGGAGGCTGAAGTTAGTCAGTCAGGGATTATCAGATCTGAGGAGGAACCTTCAAATGACAAAGATGTcgaagaagagagttcctcatctgagggggaacatgatcaaaatgatAGAACTGTCAAGCCACTACCATTTTCCGATATTAATGCTGGTAACCTCTATGAAAATATTCTCAATCCTCTTCACAGCAAGGGAAATctgtatgaaagatttcagagagcagAAAGGGAgctagaagaagaagagcggAATAAAACTATAAATGAGTCTGAGAAGGATGAACCGGAGCAATCCCTACAGATTCACACCGAAGTTAACCCCATTCAAAGCATGGAAGAAAATTCAGAAGATAATTCATCCAACGAAGGATCTTCTGCTGATGGTACAATGCTTCTAAAGTCGATGACTTCTCTGCTTACCTCTCTTCAGACGAATATGATAACCATGGGATCAAATATGGTAAAGATTTCGAAGACCCAAAAAGAGGACAGAAAAGAATTTTCTGAATGTGTCAAAATCCTTAAAGAGTTGGATAATATACTGAAgaagaatac AcaaatcaatcttgataatcaTCGTGAGATCATGGAATCAATGGAATTATTCAAGAATAAGATGATTGAAATTCAAGGTAGCCTAAGAAGATCTGATAGTGAAAGGTTGGAGTATGCCAactccattgcaaggaaatttcaagagaaagaaaatgcgAAAGCTACTGCTGAAAAAGAACAGACTCGTATCACTCAAGGTGAGCCCAGTAGAAGAGGTGACAGTGTATCAACCGACACCAGATCTAAGCGAGCGTCAATAAACGATGAAAATCcaaggccaactaaaagaggtggaggtcgaagcggtggtgatcgcgCAGGCCGAAGTAGTAGTGGTGGTCATGGTGGACAATCTGGTAATGATCAAGGAGGTCGTGCTAGTGGCGGTGATCGAGGTGGGAGatcaagtggaagcggtcgtggtggtcgcacTCTTCCTCCTTTTCGCAATTTGCTAACCGGTCAAAGATGA